CAATAGCTCCAAGGATACCAAATATAAGTGCTGCAAGTATCCAAACAATTTTCATTAAAGTACTCAGACTCTTGTTCTGGGTTAATACATCATATAAAACCCAGATAACAGAAATCAATACAATAAAGCCCCATATTGTTTCTATCATCTTTGAATCGCCTCTCCATATTATATTAATCCAATATTCTTATATAAGGGTTGCTTAATCTGGCATTGGTAAGTAAACATGGTTATATGTTATGAGGACTTATAGTTCTGTATGAACTGTCCCAGGTGTAAAAGCCCTAATCATAAAAAGAACGGAAAAATAAGTGAACGCCAACGATACCAATGTCATGATTGTGGATATAATTATTCAGTAGAGCTCAAATCAACTGCAAGCTCTGCTTTTGTTAAACGGCAGGCTTTGCAACTCTATCTGGAGGGATTAGGATTTCGTTCAATAGGACGTATATTAGGTGTCAGCCATGTTTCTGTACAAAATTGGATAAAGAAATATGGTAAAGATCTAGAGGACTTGAAGAGTGAAAATGAGATATCTGTCGTTGAATTGAATGAGATGCACACTTACATCGGAAACAAAAAAAATATTGCTGGACCTGGATTGCTGTTGATAGAGTTGGGAAAAAATTCATCGACTGCTCTTTTGGTAGCAGAGGAACAGAAACCGGACAAAAACTCTGGGAATACTTAAAGAGGAAAAAGATTGAAAAAGTGATGACTGATCACTGGAAGGCATATGCAGAGTTTCTTCCGGAGACTATCCATACTCAATCCAAAGCTGAAACATGTACCGTTGAAGGATATAACAGCATATTGAGACACTTCCTGGCAAGATTGAGAAAAAAGACAAAGTGTTATACTAAGAGTCTTGAAATGCTGAAGTACTCTGTTCTTCTATTAATGAAATACAGAAATAAGGAGTTAACTATCTTTAATTAACAATACCCTCAATTTTTATACATGATTGTCCTATCAAGCAGTTCTCACTTTGTCACGAATTCCCTCTAACTAGTATGTACACCCAATCTCCTTATCTGTGAATTCTGTATTGTATGTGAGTATTGTTGATATTGACGTGTTGATGCAGATGTATTCATGATCATCTATACAGCACCCAAGCGAAATATATTTTATAACAGCACTCTATCCTCACAAGTAAATCCATTCTATAT
This DNA window, taken from Methanomethylovorans hollandica DSM 15978, encodes the following:
- a CDS encoding PLDc N-terminal domain-containing protein — protein: MIETIWGFIVLISVIWVLYDVLTQNKSLSTLMKIVWILAALIFGILGAIAYYFLGRKR
- a CDS encoding IS1 family transposase (programmed frameshift) yields the protein MNCPRCKSPNHKKNGKISERQRYQCHDCGYNYSVELKSTASSAFVKRQALQLYLEGLGFRSIGRILGVSHVSVQNWIKKYGKDLEDLKSENEISVVELNEMHTYIGNKKYCWTWIAVDRVGKKFIDCSFGSRGTETGQKLWEYLKRKKIEKVMTDHWKAYAEFLPETIHTQSKAETCTVEGYNSILRHFLARLRKKTKCYTKSLEMLKYSVLLLMKYRNKELTIFN